From a single Pyruvatibacter sp. genomic region:
- the tsaD gene encoding tRNA (adenosine(37)-N6)-threonylcarbamoyltransferase complex transferase subunit TsaD, which produces MANAHPAPRDFTVLGIETSCDETAVSVVRGRPGVPGDIRSNLVLSQFDDHAPYGGVVPEIAARAHIDHLDSLVAAALREADMPLGDVDAVAATAGPGLVGGLMVGLVTGKALAFAAKKPFVAVNHLEAHALTARLVAATPFPYLVLLVSGGHSQLLEARGVGEYRLLGTTLDDAVGEAFDKTAKLMGLGYPGGPHVEKWALKGNATRFDLPRPMKGRAGADFSFAGLKTALRQTVTKLVPLTRTDLADAAASFQMAVADTIEDRTRNAMQMMRDANGLSDILPIVVAGGVASNKALRARLETLALAEGFTLIAPPLPLCTDNAAMIAWAGIERLALGHTDSLATGPRARWPLADLDMHP; this is translated from the coding sequence ATGGCCAATGCACACCCAGCGCCGCGCGACTTTACCGTTTTAGGCATTGAAACAAGCTGCGACGAAACCGCCGTATCCGTTGTGCGCGGACGCCCCGGTGTGCCCGGCGACATTCGCTCAAATCTTGTCCTGTCACAGTTTGACGACCACGCCCCCTATGGCGGCGTCGTGCCGGAAATAGCCGCCCGCGCCCATATCGATCATCTGGATTCGCTGGTCGCCGCCGCCCTGCGCGAAGCAGACATGCCCCTTGGCGACGTGGATGCGGTTGCCGCCACCGCGGGCCCCGGCCTTGTCGGCGGGCTGATGGTGGGGCTCGTCACCGGCAAGGCACTGGCCTTTGCGGCAAAAAAGCCGTTTGTGGCGGTCAATCATCTTGAAGCCCATGCGCTGACGGCGCGGCTGGTGGCAGCAACGCCGTTTCCCTATCTGGTGTTGCTGGTGTCGGGCGGACACTCACAGCTTCTGGAAGCTCGCGGCGTCGGCGAATATCGCCTGCTGGGCACCACCCTGGACGATGCTGTGGGCGAAGCCTTCGACAAGACGGCAAAGCTCATGGGGCTTGGCTACCCCGGCGGGCCGCACGTGGAAAAATGGGCTTTGAAGGGCAACGCAACGCGCTTTGACCTGCCGCGCCCGATGAAAGGTCGTGCGGGTGCGGACTTTTCATTTGCCGGCCTCAAAACCGCCCTGCGCCAGACCGTCACCAAACTGGTGCCGCTCACCCGGACAGACCTGGCAGACGCCGCCGCTTCGTTTCAGATGGCCGTCGCAGACACCATCGAAGACCGCACCCGCAACGCCATGCAGATGATGCGCGATGCCAACGGTCTGTCAGATATACTACCTATTGTGGTGGCGGGCGGCGTTGCGTCCAACAAGGCGCTTAGAGCGCGGCTTGAAACGCTGGCGCTGGCGGAAGGCTTTACCCTTATCGCGCCGCCCTTGCCCCTGTGCACCGACAACGCCGCCATGATTGCCTGGGCCGGCATCGAACGCCTCGCCCTTGGCCACACCGACAGCCTCGCAACAGGCCCCCGCGCCCGCTGGCCCCTCGCTGATCTCGACATGCACCCCTAA
- the hemC gene encoding hydroxymethylbilane synthase → MAAVFSPDTPLRIGTRGSPLALVQANEVADLLRAAHGLAQTAVEIVPIVTTGDKEQSRPLAEIGGKGLFAVELETALNAGDIDMAVHSMKDVETVIADMFEIAAILPREDTRDAWISPVAAHPRELPQGAVVGTASLRRGAQIKAMRPDVSIINFRGNVQTRLAKLARGEVHGTMLALAGLNRLGMADQVTCLLDAPEMISAVGQGAIGIEVRRDATDVLAAVAALDDATTALCVSCERAMLAELDGTCRTPIGGHAVLGADGQVTLTAVLLAEDGSQAFRFAGTAPAADALAMGTEAGRRIKQDAGADFVANMA, encoded by the coding sequence ATGGCTGCTGTATTTTCTCCCGACACCCCCCTGCGCATAGGCACCCGCGGCAGTCCGCTGGCGCTGGTGCAGGCCAATGAGGTGGCAGACCTTCTGCGCGCCGCGCACGGGCTGGCGCAAACAGCGGTTGAAATCGTGCCGATTGTGACGACCGGCGACAAGGAACAGTCGCGCCCGCTTGCAGAGATTGGCGGCAAGGGGTTGTTTGCCGTTGAACTGGAAACGGCACTCAACGCCGGAGACATTGATATGGCCGTTCACTCCATGAAGGATGTTGAGACGGTCATCGCGGACATGTTCGAGATTGCCGCCATATTGCCGCGCGAAGACACGCGCGATGCATGGATAAGCCCGGTGGCGGCGCATCCGCGTGAATTGCCGCAGGGCGCGGTGGTGGGCACCGCATCGTTGCGGCGTGGCGCACAAATAAAGGCGATGCGGCCTGATGTCAGCATCATCAACTTTCGCGGCAATGTGCAGACCCGGCTGGCCAAGCTGGCACGCGGCGAGGTGCACGGCACCATGCTGGCGCTGGCGGGGCTTAACCGGCTGGGCATGGCGGATCAGGTGACGTGTCTGCTGGATGCGCCGGAGATGATTTCCGCCGTTGGTCAGGGGGCCATCGGCATTGAAGTCAGGCGTGACGCCACTGATGTGCTGGCTGCTGTTGCAGCACTTGACGATGCCACCACAGCCCTTTGCGTTTCGTGTGAGCGGGCAATGCTGGCGGAACTTGATGGCACGTGCCGCACCCCCATTGGTGGCCATGCCGTGCTGGGTGCAGACGGGCAGGTGACACTCACGGCGGTGTTGCTGGCGGAAGACGGGTCGCAGGCGTTCAGGTTTGCAGGCACGGCCCCAGCGGCGGACGCGCTGGCGATGGGCACTGAGGCGGGGCGCAGGATCAAACAGGATGCGGGCGCGGATTTTGTCGCTAACATGGCGTGA
- a CDS encoding YciI family protein — protein MASTDRLWIVLGTDYPDNTTKRMAARPHHLAYWQDMHDTNGRAVLQMGGPVTDDAGDTMIGSMFVIRAPDIATARALLTDDPYVTHGVFETYEIRPWKWLVGTPDSGVTP, from the coding sequence ATGGCATCGACCGACCGGCTATGGATCGTGCTGGGCACTGACTATCCGGACAACACCACAAAGCGCATGGCCGCCCGGCCGCATCATCTGGCTTACTGGCAAGACATGCACGATACCAATGGCCGCGCCGTGTTGCAGATGGGCGGACCGGTAACGGATGACGCAGGTGACACCATGATCGGGTCTATGTTCGTAATACGCGCACCAGACATCGCCACAGCACGCGCTCTGTTAACCGACGACCCCTACGTGACACACGGCGTATTCGAAACATATGAAATCAGGCCATGGAAATGGCTGGTTGGAACACCTGACAGCGGAGTGACCCCGTAA
- a CDS encoding uroporphyrinogen-III synthase has product MRLLVTRPEPDASALAEQLVALGHEPVIAPLMQVRFHDTLLDLGGLTAVLFTSANGVRAFAHQHEPPPGVIALAVGDATARTARDHGWQDVRTAHGDVTSLAMLATETLKRGEGRVVHVCGEQAVGDLSGALAAEGYRVERRVMYVACAARELPDNARLALAGGSLDGVLLLSPRTAKLFGTLVTEAGLRTQASRLVAFCLSDAVATAAFVGFGARVKVAAKPDIGHLLALLSA; this is encoded by the coding sequence ATGCGGCTGCTTGTCACCCGACCTGAGCCTGACGCCTCGGCACTTGCAGAGCAGCTTGTAGCGCTTGGCCATGAGCCGGTTATTGCCCCGCTGATGCAGGTTCGGTTCCACGACACGCTGCTTGATCTTGGTGGCCTGACAGCCGTGCTTTTTACAAGTGCCAATGGTGTGCGGGCCTTTGCGCACCAGCATGAGCCGCCGCCCGGCGTCATTGCGCTGGCGGTTGGTGATGCAACGGCGCGGACTGCCCGCGACCATGGGTGGCAGGATGTCAGGACTGCTCATGGCGATGTGACATCACTCGCGATGCTTGCCACCGAGACACTGAAACGTGGTGAGGGGCGTGTTGTGCATGTGTGCGGTGAACAGGCCGTGGGAGACCTGTCGGGCGCGCTTGCGGCTGAGGGATATCGCGTTGAGCGGCGGGTGATGTATGTGGCCTGTGCCGCCCGTGAACTGCCGGACAATGCGCGGCTCGCGCTGGCGGGGGGCAGTTTGGATGGCGTTTTGCTGCTGTCGCCACGCACAGCCAAGCTGTTTGGAACTCTGGTCACAGAAGCGGGTTTGCGAACGCAGGCGTCGCGCCTCGTGGCTTTTTGTCTGTCAGATGCGGTCGCCACCGCCGCATTTGTCGGGTTTGGGGCGCGGGTGAAAGTGGCGGCAAAGCCCGATATTGGTCATCTGCTTGCCTTGTTGTCAGCCTAA
- a CDS encoding TetR/AcrR family transcriptional regulator, which translates to MKEKDDIRDAILEAARERFLHYGYGKTTMAEIARDCDMSPGNLYRFFEGKLDLAEEIARKASLETMNELARAIRSPGKTATQAMRDYLFGKLRMTYTNLEKDPKIIELAQTVSAERPQFSNDMLERERQIMMEIIANGRELGEFATNDVQFTAEMIQSATMKFSYPQLWSRLTLDNLERELAGVFDLVLGGLCPDRTLFVGGKSGGADPARQSV; encoded by the coding sequence ATGAAAGAAAAAGACGACATCAGGGACGCCATACTGGAGGCAGCGCGTGAGCGGTTTCTCCACTATGGCTATGGCAAAACCACAATGGCCGAGATTGCCCGCGACTGCGATATGTCTCCGGGCAATCTGTACCGGTTTTTTGAAGGCAAGCTCGATCTGGCTGAGGAGATTGCCCGCAAGGCGTCGCTTGAAACCATGAACGAACTGGCCCGTGCCATTCGCTCGCCGGGCAAGACCGCCACCCAGGCGATGCGGGACTATTTGTTCGGCAAGCTGCGGATGACCTACACCAATCTTGAAAAAGACCCGAAGATCATCGAGCTGGCGCAGACAGTGTCTGCGGAGCGGCCGCAGTTTTCCAACGATATGCTCGAGCGCGAGCGCCAGATCATGATGGAAATCATCGCCAATGGCCGCGAGCTGGGCGAGTTTGCCACCAACGATGTGCAGTTCACCGCCGAGATGATTCAATCGGCGACCATGAAGTTCAGCTATCCGCAGCTTTGGTCGCGGCTGACCCTGGATAATCTGGAACGCGAACTTGCCGGGGTGTTTGACCTGGTGCTGGGTGGCCTGTGCCCCGACCGTACGCTGTTTGTCGGTGGCAAGAGCGGCGGCGCGGATCCGGCCCGCCAGTCAGTTTAA
- a CDS encoding NAD(P)H-dependent glycerol-3-phosphate dehydrogenase translates to MQKVSVIGAGAWGTALASVAARAGRDVTLWAYEPDVAASITSAHENKMYLSGVPLDPTIKATSDLAQAVSGCDALLLVCPAQALRAVTTNLAPHLPDNTPVAVCAKGIEQSSGKLMTQVLDETLPRAIPAVLSGPSFAADVARGLPTAVTLACADEKTGTALIDAIGITTFRPYLADDLLGAELGGSVKNVLAIACGIVEGKQLGASAAAALTARGFAELTRLGVALGARPETLAGLSGLGDLILTCGSRQSRNMSLGAALGEGRTLSDVLGERVSVAEGVATAPAVVALAKSVGVEMPICEAVASVVAGDTSVDDAITALLSRPFKRESSTQSQTSN, encoded by the coding sequence GTGCAAAAAGTTTCCGTAATCGGCGCAGGCGCATGGGGCACAGCACTGGCCAGCGTGGCAGCCCGCGCCGGACGCGACGTAACGCTATGGGCCTATGAACCGGACGTGGCCGCAAGCATCACCAGCGCCCACGAGAACAAAATGTACCTGAGCGGTGTCCCGCTGGACCCGACGATCAAAGCCACCAGCGATCTGGCGCAGGCTGTGTCCGGCTGTGACGCCCTTCTGCTGGTGTGCCCTGCACAGGCGCTGCGTGCCGTGACAACAAACCTCGCTCCGCATCTGCCTGACAACACGCCGGTTGCTGTGTGCGCCAAGGGTATTGAGCAATCCTCCGGCAAGCTGATGACGCAGGTGCTGGATGAAACTTTGCCGCGCGCAATTCCCGCAGTGCTGTCCGGCCCGTCATTTGCCGCTGACGTGGCGCGCGGCCTGCCGACGGCTGTGACACTTGCGTGTGCCGACGAAAAAACCGGCACTGCGCTGATAGACGCCATCGGCATCACAACGTTCAGGCCCTATCTGGCGGATGATCTGCTGGGCGCGGAACTTGGCGGCTCGGTCAAAAACGTGCTCGCCATCGCCTGCGGCATTGTGGAAGGCAAACAACTTGGCGCGTCTGCGGCAGCCGCCTTAACTGCCCGCGGCTTCGCCGAACTCACCCGCCTTGGCGTTGCCCTTGGCGCACGGCCTGAAACACTGGCGGGTCTGTCGGGCCTTGGCGACCTCATTCTCACCTGCGGTTCACGTCAAAGCCGCAACATGTCTCTGGGTGCAGCACTGGGCGAAGGGCGCACGCTGTCAGACGTGCTGGGCGAGCGGGTGTCCGTTGCCGAAGGCGTGGCGACAGCCCCCGCCGTTGTGGCGCTGGCAAAAAGCGTTGGCGTTGAAATGCCCATCTGCGAAGCTGTGGCGTCCGTCGTTGCTGGAGATACCAGCGTTGACGACGCCATCACCGCATTGCTTTCAAGGCCGTTCAAGCGTGAAAGCAGCACCCAGAGCCAAACCAGCAACTAG
- a CDS encoding GNAT family N-acetyltransferase translates to MTNTIRAYVDADLDAVMAAWESAVLVGHPFLSEAFKGSERYNIPNVYLPNTETWVCEQDGKVVGFIAMMVGEDTTEVGAIFVHSQSHGTGAGRMLMDKARALYGTLELEVFKENKVGRRFYAAYGFVPMSERFHEASGHMMLRLRYPAS, encoded by the coding sequence ATGACGAATACCATCCGGGCGTATGTAGATGCGGACCTTGATGCGGTGATGGCCGCCTGGGAAAGCGCTGTTTTGGTCGGACACCCATTCCTGTCCGAAGCGTTCAAGGGCTCCGAACGCTACAACATTCCCAACGTCTATCTTCCGAACACCGAAACCTGGGTGTGTGAGCAGGATGGGAAGGTTGTTGGATTTATTGCCATGATGGTGGGTGAGGATACTACGGAGGTCGGAGCAATCTTTGTCCACTCCCAATCCCACGGGACAGGTGCAGGTCGCATGCTGATGGACAAGGCGCGCGCGCTGTATGGAACGCTCGAACTTGAGGTTTTCAAGGAGAACAAAGTGGGGCGCCGCTTTTACGCGGCCTATGGCTTTGTTCCGATGTCAGAGCGGTTCCACGAGGCGTCAGGCCACATGATGCTGCGGCTTCGCTATCCAGCCAGTTGA
- a CDS encoding YciI family protein, producing MLFALTCIDKPDSEPLRLANRDAHLAYWGETGVVKLGGPFTSDDGAHMEGSFLVIDVESRTEAERLQAADPYQTAGLFARTDIRGWKWLLGN from the coding sequence ATGCTTTTTGCGCTTACCTGCATCGACAAACCCGACAGCGAACCCCTGCGCCTCGCCAACCGGGACGCTCACCTTGCCTATTGGGGCGAGACCGGCGTTGTGAAACTCGGCGGCCCGTTCACGAGCGATGACGGCGCGCACATGGAAGGCTCGTTTCTGGTGATTGACGTTGAGAGCCGCACCGAGGCCGAACGCCTGCAGGCCGCCGACCCCTACCAGACCGCCGGCCTGTTTGCCCGCACCGACATTCGTGGCTGGAAATGGCTGTTGGGAAACTAG
- a CDS encoding alpha/beta hydrolase, whose protein sequence is MIKRIFLGVLALIAIAVIVIIAAFLRFDIPREELVAKYGNDASQFIELRSGAVAHVRDEGNRDGDVLVLVHGSNASLHTWEPWVAALGDTYRVVTLDMPAHGLTGATPEADYSPAGMAAFTHEVVRKLGIEKFTLGGNSMGGSVALNYAVAYPDDLEGLILVCSSGIAREETEASEGDAARSFSLVNMPVVSQALRWLTPRFIFEDGLRGVFVDQSIVTDAMVDRYIELNVMEGTRDATRIRFGIQRTPVPDDVVRALEVPTLVMWGDKDPLIPVSVGRRFDALLPNSTLVIYENVGHIPMEEVAEVSASDVRAFMEATKVASAPAAPVMPAYEATVTLEDDGSLTVEATEDGAAEGLIEEMAEDVAE, encoded by the coding sequence ATGATCAAGCGGATTTTTCTGGGCGTTCTGGCACTCATTGCCATTGCCGTAATTGTTATTATTGCAGCCTTTCTGCGATTTGATATTCCGCGTGAAGAGCTGGTTGCGAAATATGGCAACGACGCCTCGCAGTTCATCGAGTTGCGCTCCGGTGCGGTCGCCCATGTGCGCGATGAAGGCAACCGAGACGGTGACGTGTTGGTGCTGGTCCACGGCTCCAATGCCTCGCTGCACACCTGGGAGCCATGGGTTGCGGCCCTTGGTGATACCTATCGGGTGGTCACGCTCGACATGCCCGCCCACGGCCTGACCGGTGCCACGCCGGAGGCGGATTATTCGCCTGCGGGCATGGCGGCATTCACTCATGAAGTTGTGCGCAAGCTGGGGATTGAAAAGTTCACGCTTGGCGGCAACTCCATGGGCGGCTCGGTTGCGCTCAACTACGCGGTGGCCTACCCGGATGATCTCGAGGGTCTCATTCTGGTGTGCTCCAGCGGCATTGCGCGCGAGGAAACAGAGGCCTCTGAAGGCGACGCAGCGCGATCATTCTCGCTGGTGAATATGCCGGTGGTCAGTCAGGCGCTGCGGTGGCTGACGCCGCGGTTCATTTTTGAAGACGGCCTGCGCGGCGTGTTCGTTGACCAGTCGATTGTGACGGACGCCATGGTGGACCGCTACATCGAGCTCAACGTGATGGAAGGCACCCGCGACGCCACCCGCATCCGCTTCGGCATACAGCGCACGCCGGTGCCTGACGATGTGGTACGCGCGCTTGAGGTGCCGACGCTCGTCATGTGGGGCGACAAAGACCCGCTCATTCCGGTGTCCGTCGGCAGGCGGTTTGATGCGTTGCTGCCCAACTCCACTTTGGTGATCTACGAAAATGTCGGCCACATTCCGATGGAGGAAGTGGCCGAGGTCAGCGCCAGTGATGTTCGCGCGTTTATGGAAGCCACCAAGGTGGCGTCGGCTCCTGCAGCACCGGTCATGCCTGCCTACGAGGCAACCGTGACGTTGGAGGATGACGGGTCGCTGACGGTGGAAGCTACAGAAGATGGTGCGGCTGAAGGTCTCATCGAGGAAATGGCCGAGGACGTCGCCGAATAA
- a CDS encoding heme biosynthesis HemY N-terminal domain-containing protein, translating to MIRTLWYFLIVAVLATLAAAIAGLPGDIVATIGDTQIALSVATAFGLIALLIGIAIFAERVITFLVRGPGNVASFWQSRREVRGYEALSRGLLAVASGDGATATRYADKAQKLLDQPAMTLLLSAQAAKLTGDEAASGRAFKAMLAAPETHGLALKGLFEHAMASGDYELARVQAARALDVAPATPWAFEGKFAIEARAGAFDAALETLDKALGQGLLERADARRRRAVLLTGLAQQEAARIAEPTGPRDEEDLGTDDGASVQEIRAGALRHAIEARDLAPDLVPAAALAAQLVHEDGRTRRAQKIIEDAWSRSPHPDLATVFLDLFPADAADKRFKRAEALAARSPDNVESNVLVARAAIGARRFDDAKARLVAYAEPFPSRRICLLMAEIAEGMGDMGATREWLSRSVRAPADAQWVADGYRTATWQPVVPVTGAFDALEWRAPTDAMVASRSSSTEEAMAHAAQAVVLPVPVSPSTAPSSGGPRDVTPVTPQAKTTPAAPAQVDLATPVTPVMAAPVMPDVARATRAPAPAPALDDIHDEIDFMPPRPDDPGPDAFDDDEDRRASW from the coding sequence ATGATCCGCACGCTTTGGTATTTCTTGATTGTTGCCGTTCTGGCGACGCTTGCTGCAGCGATTGCCGGGTTGCCGGGCGATATTGTGGCAACCATTGGCGACACGCAGATTGCGTTGAGTGTGGCGACCGCATTTGGACTTATTGCGCTGCTGATCGGCATCGCGATTTTTGCTGAACGCGTCATCACGTTTTTGGTGCGTGGGCCGGGCAATGTGGCCAGCTTCTGGCAGTCGCGCCGCGAGGTGCGTGGCTATGAAGCATTGTCGCGCGGGCTGTTGGCAGTGGCGTCGGGCGATGGCGCAACAGCCACGCGCTATGCCGACAAAGCACAAAAACTTCTCGACCAGCCTGCCATGACGCTGTTGTTGTCGGCGCAGGCGGCCAAGCTGACAGGTGACGAAGCAGCCAGCGGGCGAGCGTTCAAGGCGATGCTGGCTGCGCCGGAGACGCATGGTCTGGCGCTCAAGGGGTTGTTTGAACATGCCATGGCGTCGGGCGATTATGAGTTGGCGCGGGTGCAGGCGGCGCGTGCGCTTGATGTGGCGCCCGCCACGCCGTGGGCCTTTGAGGGGAAGTTTGCCATTGAGGCGCGGGCCGGTGCTTTTGATGCAGCGCTTGAAACCCTCGACAAGGCATTGGGTCAGGGCCTGCTTGAACGCGCGGATGCGCGGCGGCGGCGTGCGGTGTTGCTCACGGGGCTTGCCCAGCAGGAGGCCGCGCGCATTGCCGAACCAACCGGCCCCCGTGATGAAGAAGATCTGGGTACGGACGATGGTGCCAGCGTGCAGGAGATACGCGCGGGTGCACTGCGGCACGCTATTGAAGCGCGTGATCTGGCACCTGATCTGGTGCCCGCAGCAGCGCTGGCTGCACAGCTTGTGCATGAGGATGGTCGCACACGGCGGGCGCAAAAAATTATTGAGGACGCGTGGAGCCGGTCGCCGCACCCGGATCTGGCAACGGTGTTTCTCGATCTGTTTCCCGCCGACGCTGCTGACAAACGCTTCAAGCGCGCGGAAGCATTGGCAGCGCGCAGCCCTGACAATGTGGAAAGCAATGTGCTGGTGGCCCGTGCAGCCATTGGCGCGCGCCGGTTTGATGACGCGAAGGCAAGGCTTGTTGCCTACGCGGAGCCCTTCCCCAGCCGCCGCATCTGCCTTTTGATGGCAGAGATCGCCGAAGGCATGGGCGATATGGGGGCAACCCGCGAGTGGTTGTCGCGCTCGGTGCGCGCGCCCGCTGACGCCCAATGGGTGGCGGATGGCTACCGCACGGCAACCTGGCAGCCGGTGGTGCCGGTGACGGGTGCGTTTGATGCGCTTGAGTGGCGCGCCCCAACGGATGCCATGGTGGCGTCACGCAGTTCCTCAACAGAAGAAGCCATGGCACACGCTGCGCAGGCTGTTGTGCTGCCGGTGCCGGTTTCCCCGTCCACAGCGCCTTCATCCGGTGGGCCGCGTGATGTCACGCCGGTCACCCCGCAGGCAAAAACCACGCCTGCGGCGCCTGCGCAGGTTGATCTGGCAACGCCGGTGACGCCGGTCATGGCGGCGCCGGTCATGCCGGATGTTGCCAGGGCCACCAGGGCTCCGGCACCAGCGCCGGCGCTGGACGACATTCACGACGAGATTGATTTCATGCCGCCGCGCCCGGATGATCCGGGTCCGGATGCATTTGACGACGACGAGGACAGGCGCGCGTCCTGGTAG
- a CDS encoding mitofilin family membrane protein, with translation MSPTDTPDDKSPDSTADVAADEKRKARVIDGTAEDVTDAPKAGASASSGGAMSFAAPIAAFFVGAALLAAVLWQAGLINVATGVGPVAAGDVSGRLDAADTRIAALLRDVDRLGGELSAAQTARAELEAKLEGIDGAAGGIAAQSLTEGLARSDDLDAALRLITEIDGRLVDAETNAALAQTAVQPDQIEALQAVIADLETRLATAEDATEQAQAAERRVAAMEAGVAAIGAQQGTQANELGTIQAQLGALGARADAMQDIVTAQNERLATLVARDDVLATRLGVVEARVDRPEAARRAALGIALASLSGAANDGGSFALELEAVDQLAPGAEQVEALREVADSGVADASTLLRRFQPAARAALKADAAGASQGIWDRLTGNAASLITVRRTGALEGGSVEAVLARAEVALGDGDVAKAVSLVDGLSGPAAEAMQPWLTDARARANVDALIGDMRRVLLVDLAQAHSPGADENAVPEGATPENGSAVE, from the coding sequence ATGAGCCCGACCGATACCCCTGACGATAAGTCCCCTGACAGCACTGCTGACGTTGCGGCCGATGAAAAACGCAAGGCGCGCGTGATTGACGGCACCGCCGAAGACGTAACCGACGCGCCCAAAGCCGGGGCCTCTGCTTCTTCGGGCGGAGCCATGTCCTTTGCTGCACCGATTGCGGCGTTCTTTGTAGGGGCGGCGCTGCTTGCGGCTGTATTGTGGCAGGCGGGCCTCATCAATGTAGCAACGGGCGTTGGTCCGGTCGCGGCAGGCGACGTGTCGGGGCGACTTGATGCAGCGGATACCCGCATTGCGGCATTGCTGCGCGATGTTGACCGGCTGGGCGGCGAACTGAGTGCAGCGCAGACAGCGCGCGCCGAGCTGGAAGCCAAGCTTGAGGGTATCGACGGGGCTGCGGGCGGCATTGCTGCGCAGAGCCTGACTGAAGGTCTGGCGCGGTCTGACGATCTGGATGCGGCGCTGCGGTTGATAACGGAAATTGATGGGCGGCTGGTTGATGCGGAAACAAACGCAGCGCTGGCGCAAACCGCCGTGCAGCCTGACCAGATTGAAGCGCTGCAGGCAGTAATTGCTGACCTTGAGACACGTCTGGCGACAGCCGAGGACGCCACTGAGCAGGCGCAGGCCGCCGAGCGGCGTGTTGCTGCCATGGAGGCGGGGGTCGCCGCGATTGGGGCGCAGCAGGGCACCCAGGCAAATGAACTGGGCACCATCCAGGCACAGCTTGGGGCGTTGGGCGCGCGGGCAGATGCGATGCAGGACATTGTGACCGCACAAAACGAGCGGCTCGCAACATTGGTTGCGCGCGATGATGTGCTGGCGACGCGCCTTGGCGTTGTCGAGGCCCGTGTCGATCGGCCGGAGGCGGCGCGACGTGCAGCACTCGGCATTGCGCTGGCCAGTCTTTCCGGCGCTGCCAACGATGGCGGCAGTTTTGCCCTTGAGCTTGAGGCCGTGGATCAACTGGCCCCCGGCGCCGAGCAGGTAGAGGCGTTGCGTGAGGTTGCCGACAGCGGCGTTGCTGATGCCAGCACCTTGTTGCGGCGGTTCCAGCCTGCTGCGCGGGCCGCGCTCAAGGCGGACGCTGCGGGGGCCTCACAGGGCATTTGGGATCGCCTGACCGGCAATGCTGCGTCACTGATAACGGTTCGGCGTACAGGCGCGCTGGAGGGCGGCAGTGTAGAAGCCGTTCTGGCGCGCGCCGAAGTGGCGCTTGGTGATGGCGACGTGGCTAAGGCCGTGTCGCTGGTTGACGGGCTTAGCGGTCCGGCTGCAGAAGCCATGCAGCCGTGGCTGACGGACGCCCGTGCGCGCGCCAACGTGGATGCGCTGATAGGCGACATGCGCCGTGTGCTGCTGGTGGATCTGGCGCAGGCCCATTCTCCGGGTGCGGATGAAAATGCTGTTCCTGAAGGCGCTACTCCTGAAAACGGGAGTGCTGTTGAATGA
- a CDS encoding VOC family protein has product MTLGLAFLKIPVTNLARAVDFYCQGFGLTADFVSDEYGWAQLGGADIGLALYVPGKGGGDGVPGQDRDFHLVALDLDALLAQVLPHAPDAMIATNDDGSRSLDVTDPDGNGLRIMEGG; this is encoded by the coding sequence ATGACCCTTGGATTGGCGTTTCTCAAGATCCCCGTGACCAACCTAGCGCGGGCAGTGGACTTCTACTGTCAGGGCTTTGGGCTCACCGCTGACTTTGTGTCCGACGAGTATGGCTGGGCGCAGCTTGGTGGTGCGGATATCGGCCTGGCACTCTATGTGCCCGGCAAGGGGGGCGGTGACGGGGTGCCGGGGCAGGACCGGGATTTTCATCTTGTTGCACTGGACCTTGACGCTTTGCTGGCGCAGGTGCTGCCCCACGCGCCAGATGCCATGATAGCAACCAATGATGATGGGTCGCGCAGCCTTGATGTGACAGACCCTGACGGCAACGGCCTTCGCATCATGGAAGGTGGCTAA